In Sander lucioperca isolate FBNREF2018 chromosome 12, SLUC_FBN_1.2, whole genome shotgun sequence, one DNA window encodes the following:
- the wu:fa11c10 gene encoding protein FAM110A, producing the protein MPVETLRPSDGRLAGVPFTSAMPFRILHKGPDYFRRQAEPGARKLSAVERLEADKAKYVKSQQVALTRQAPIKPPIIRKPLVPPGLMLQCQISTPPARKVPRCPADVENRGGRDGPGGRRGPALNLDILNNLINDVCDGPMPCSQSSSSTSPSSSSPSSGAKSIGSSLSAEQERSNQLLNNLKPLNHGTVNSSSTSSCTSSPLNNNLRIPAAEPTRRPPPVPARVPRIGVPAPYSSPNSVTVRRVDVRPQADIRKPQRALLQPQLRPRQTAQGQVPHPLVPPPPPPPPSQNKPQPHPQLMTPSQTLPSPPVYLPPSPMLIRAGMIPPASPAFTRISNASSKGSARKHPSLHRSKSDLSDRYSRATADLERFFNYCGLDPGEVEGMGGVERFTRANSDIVSVSKLRSVSTPSSECGDEAAQAREDGGDEDADGGPARGNERVPYGISVIERNARVIKWLYGIRQARDANNAVSNV; encoded by the coding sequence ATGCCGGTGGAGACCCTGCGGCCGTCAGACGGCCGTCTGGCCGGGGTTCCCTTCACCTCCGCCATGCCCTTCAGGATACTTCACAAGGGTCCAGACTACTTCCGTCGTCAGGCTGAGCCCGGGGCCCGTAAGCTGAGCGCTGTAGAACGCCTGGAGGCCGACAAGGCCAAGTACGTGAAGAGCCAGCAGGTGGCCCTCACCCGCCAGGCCCCCATCAAACCACCAATCATCCGCAAGCCCCTCGTTCCTCCGGGGTTGATGCTCCAGTGCCAGATCAGCACTCCTCCAGCACGCAAAGTTCCCCGCTGCCCAGCTGATGTGGAAaacagaggagggagagacggaccaggaggaagaagaggaccTGCTCTTAACTTGGATATTCTTAATAATCTCATCAATGATGTATGTGATGGACCAATGCCCTGTTCCCAgtcctcttcctccacctccccctcctcttcgTCTCCTTCATCAGGAGCTAAGAGCATCGGCAGCAGCCTGTCAGCCGAACAAGAGAGGAGCAACCAACTCCTCAACAACCTCAAACCTTTGAATCACGGCACCGTcaactcctcctccacctcctcctgcaCTTCCTCTCCACTCAACAACAACCTCCGGATCCCTGCAGCAGAACCCACCCGCCGACCCCCCCCTGTTCCAGCACGAGTACCCCGGATAGGGGTTCCAGCGCCCTACAGCTCCCCTAACTCAGTGACAGTGCGCAGGGTGGACGTTCGGCCTCAGGCTGACATTAGGAAGCCTCAGAGGGCCCTACTGCAGCCGCAACTCAGGCCCAGACAGACTGCCCAGGGCCAAGTCCCACACCCCCTGGTCCCacctccaccacctcctccacccTCTCAGAACAAACCCCAACCCCACCCCCAGCTCATGACCCCCTCCCAAACCCTGCCCTCCCCTCCAGTCTACCTCCCGCCAAGTCCCATGTTGATCCGAGCTGGCATGATCCCGCCAGCCTCCCCCGCTTTCACCCGGATATCGAACGCCAGCTCCAAGGGCTCTGCCCGTAAGCACCCATCCTTGCATCGCTCCAAGTCGGACCTGAGCGACCGTTACTCGCGCGCCACAGCCGACCTGGAGCGCTTCTTCAACTACTGCGGGCTGGACCCGGGGGAGGTGGAGGGCATGGGTGGAGTGGAGCGTTTCACAAGAgccaactcagacattgtgtcGGTCTCCAAGCTCCGCAGCGTCAGCACGCCCAGCTCGGAGTGTGGGGACGAGGCTGCCCAGGCAAGGGAGGACGGGGGAGACGAGGATGCCGATGGCGGGCCCGCAAGAGGCAACGAACGGGTCCCCTACGGCATCTCCGTCATCGAGAGGAACGCGCGAGTCATCAAGTGGCTGTACGGCATCCGTCAGGCGCGAGACGCCAACAACGCTGTCTCTAACGTATAG